A section of the Lineus longissimus chromosome 1, tnLinLong1.2, whole genome shotgun sequence genome encodes:
- the LOC135492724 gene encoding sodium-independent sulfate anion transporter-like isoform X4, with product MGLKKKLIQRWKRVCRRCKNGGRINQEQTEGLLGDQEKAENDVNLDDNDTDDEEGPHCCLTLKEMACNCERCKVLAKDFCSAENAKKKFPIVQWLPKYRLDTLQCDVIAGLTVGLMVIPQGLAYAQVADLPQQYGLYSAFVGCFIYCFLGTSKDITLGPTAIMSLMTAAFAKSPVKDDATYAIVLCLMTGLIQFVMGVFHLGFLVRFISHPVISGFTTAAAITIAIGQLKYILGLQNISREFLHMVYDLCVHIPETRWPDVVMGITCFVILVFMKKMKDFNCYGPEEDMNKCQKVGRYLIWLLSISRNALLVIVSALLVYGLSLHEIKPFIVTGDLKPGLPPFKPPAFSVVDYGVNGTGNGTTYTAGDIFSSIGTGFFIVPILGLVETIAIGKAFARKNNYKLHPSQELIAIGIANIAGSFVGSYPVTGSFSRTAVNSQSGVKTPLGGIFTGALVMLALAFLTPWFYYIPKATLGAVIIAAVIQMVDFGILKKMWKVRKLDLIPWGFTFLFSFLLGIEYGILIGIGVNLLMLLFSQSRPSTIVINKEIVVVQFELGITFPAIDYVASKLNKVAFRTDPPKNVIIDCSHLSTIDYSSIHGFHEILEDFYSKDVTIVFACLKTDLLDTFLKSELPHFRHAGTITEAWTMIEETHDVDAGQSLLGSDRLRHVTGSMNDADEQDQEDQQHASDGLLLPINHDGAYSSKTDPLEL from the exons GTGACCAGGAAAAGGCTGAAAATGACGTAAACCTTGACGACAACGACACGGATGACGAAGAGGGTCCACATTGTTGCTTGACCTTGAAAGAAATGGCGTGCAACTGTGAACGTTGTAAAGTGCTGGCGAAGGACTTCTGCTCAGCTGAGAATGCCAAAAAGAAATTCCCAATTGTACAATGGCTGCCAAAATACAG GCTCGATACTCTGCAGTGCGATGTAATAGCAGGTTTGACTGTTGGTCTGATGGTGATTCCACAGGGTTTAGCTTATGCTCAAGTCGCTGATCTTCCTCAACAG TATGGCTTATACTCTGCCTTTGTTGGTTGTTTTATCTACTGCTTCCTCGGCACTTCCAAAGACATCACGCTTGGTCCCACTGCCATTATGTCACTCATGACAGCCGCATTTGCCAAATCTCCTGTGAAAGATGACGCCACCTATGCCATCGTTTTATGCCTCATGACAGGGCTCATTCAGTTTGTAATGGGTGTTTTTCACTTAG GTTTTCTTGTCAGATTTATTTCCCACCCGGTGATAAGTGGTTTCACAACAGCCGCAGCAATTACGATAGCAATCGGTCAACTAAAG tatATCTTAGGTCTTCAAAATATATCCAGGGAATTCTTGCATATGGTTTATGACCTTTGTGTGCACATCCCAGAAACACG CTGGCCAGATGTTGTGATGGGCATTACGTGTTTCGTCATTCTCGTGTttatgaaaaagatgaaagattTCAATTGTTACGGACCAGAGGAAGATATGAACAAGTGTCAAAAAGTGGGACGATATCTCATCTGGTTGCTGTCTATTA GTCGAAATGCCTTGTTAGTTATTGTCTCAGCATTACTGGTCTATGGGCTCTCCCTGCATGAGATTAAACCCTTCATTGTGACAGGAGATCTTAAACCCGGTCTTCCACCCTTCAAGCCTCCAGCGTTTAGTGTTGTTGACTATGGTGTCAATGGAACGGGTAATGGAACCACATATACAGCGGGGGATATCTTCTCT AGTATTGGAACTGGCTTCTTCATTGTGCCAATTTTGGGTCTAGTTGAAACGATTGCAATAGGAAAAGCCTTTG CACGGAAAAATAATTACAAACTTCACCCTAGTCAAGAGTTGATAGCAATCG GCATTGCTAATATTGCTGGTTCGTTTGTTGGGTCATATCCAGTCACTGGTAGTTTCTCCAG GACTGCTGTTAACTCCCAGAGTGGGGTCAAGACACCTCTTGGTGGAATCTTTACAG GTGCCCTTGTGATGCTTGCCCTTGCCTTCCTTACTCCCTGGTTCTACTATATTCCAAAGGCGACCCTCGGGGCCGTTATTATTGCTGCTGTGATACAGATGGTTGATTTCggcatcttgaagaaaatgtggAAAGTTCGAA AACTTGATCTCATTCCATGGGGTTTTACATTCctattttcctttttgcttggaaTAGAG TATGGTATACTTATTGGTATTGGAGTCAATCTCCTTATGTTGTTATTTTCACAATCAAGACCATCAACAATA GTGATAAACAAAGAGATTGTAGTTGTTCAATTTGAACTTGGTATAACATTCCCGGCTATTGACTATGTGGCCTCAAAGTTGAACAAAGTTGCATTTAGAA CGGACCCTCCTAAAAATGTCATCATTGACTGTAGTCATCTAAGTACGATAGACTACTCATCAATTCAT GGCTTCCATGAGATTCTAGAAGATTTTTACTCAAAAGATGTTACCATAGTGTTTGCTTGTTTAAAG actGACCTTCTTGACACTTTCCTAAAATCAGAATTACCCCACTTCCGTCATGCGGGGACGATCACTGAAGCATGGACTATGATTGAAG AAACACATGACGTCGACGCGGGTCAGTCATTGCTGGGATCAGATCGGTTGAGACATGTCACAGGTTCGATGAATGATGCAG ATGAGCAAGACCAAGAAGACCAACAACATGCCAGTGATGGGCTGCTACTGCCAATAAATCACGATGGTGCCTATAGTTCAAAAACTGACCCCTTGGAATTATAG
- the LOC135492724 gene encoding sodium-independent sulfate anion transporter-like isoform X8: protein MGLKKKLIQRWKRVCRRCKNGGRINQEQTEGLLGDQEKAENDVNLDDNDTDDEEGPHCCLTLKEMACNCERCKVLAKDFCSAENAKKKFPIVQWLPKYRLDTLQCDVIAGLTVGLMVIPQGLAYAQVADLPQQYGLYSAFVGCFIYCFLGTSKDITLGPTAIMSLMTAAFAKSPVKDDATYAIVLCLMTGLIQFVMGVFHLGFLVRFISHPVISGFTTAAAITIAIGQLKYILGLQNISREFLHMVYDLCVHIPETRWPDVVMGITCFVILVFMKKMKDFNCYGPEEDMNKCQKVGRYLIWLLSISRNALLVIVSALLVYGLSLHEIKPFIVTGDLKPGLPPFKPPAFSVVDYGVNGTGNGTTYTAGDIFSSIGTGFFIVPILGLVETIAIGKAFARKNNYKLHPSQELIAIGIANIAGSFVGSYPVTGSFSRTAVNSQSGVKTPLGGIFTGALVMLALAFLTPWFYYIPKATLGAVIIAAVIQMVDFGILKKMWKVRKLDLIPWGFTFLFSFLLGIEYGILIGIGVNLLMLLFSQSRPSTIVINKEIVVVQFELGITFPAIDYVASKLNKVAFRTDPPKNVIIDCSHLSTIDYSSIHGFHEILEDFYSKDVTIVFACLKTDLLDTFLKSELPHFRHAGTITEAWTMIEDG, encoded by the exons GTGACCAGGAAAAGGCTGAAAATGACGTAAACCTTGACGACAACGACACGGATGACGAAGAGGGTCCACATTGTTGCTTGACCTTGAAAGAAATGGCGTGCAACTGTGAACGTTGTAAAGTGCTGGCGAAGGACTTCTGCTCAGCTGAGAATGCCAAAAAGAAATTCCCAATTGTACAATGGCTGCCAAAATACAG GCTCGATACTCTGCAGTGCGATGTAATAGCAGGTTTGACTGTTGGTCTGATGGTGATTCCACAGGGTTTAGCTTATGCTCAAGTCGCTGATCTTCCTCAACAG TATGGCTTATACTCTGCCTTTGTTGGTTGTTTTATCTACTGCTTCCTCGGCACTTCCAAAGACATCACGCTTGGTCCCACTGCCATTATGTCACTCATGACAGCCGCATTTGCCAAATCTCCTGTGAAAGATGACGCCACCTATGCCATCGTTTTATGCCTCATGACAGGGCTCATTCAGTTTGTAATGGGTGTTTTTCACTTAG GTTTTCTTGTCAGATTTATTTCCCACCCGGTGATAAGTGGTTTCACAACAGCCGCAGCAATTACGATAGCAATCGGTCAACTAAAG tatATCTTAGGTCTTCAAAATATATCCAGGGAATTCTTGCATATGGTTTATGACCTTTGTGTGCACATCCCAGAAACACG CTGGCCAGATGTTGTGATGGGCATTACGTGTTTCGTCATTCTCGTGTttatgaaaaagatgaaagattTCAATTGTTACGGACCAGAGGAAGATATGAACAAGTGTCAAAAAGTGGGACGATATCTCATCTGGTTGCTGTCTATTA GTCGAAATGCCTTGTTAGTTATTGTCTCAGCATTACTGGTCTATGGGCTCTCCCTGCATGAGATTAAACCCTTCATTGTGACAGGAGATCTTAAACCCGGTCTTCCACCCTTCAAGCCTCCAGCGTTTAGTGTTGTTGACTATGGTGTCAATGGAACGGGTAATGGAACCACATATACAGCGGGGGATATCTTCTCT AGTATTGGAACTGGCTTCTTCATTGTGCCAATTTTGGGTCTAGTTGAAACGATTGCAATAGGAAAAGCCTTTG CACGGAAAAATAATTACAAACTTCACCCTAGTCAAGAGTTGATAGCAATCG GCATTGCTAATATTGCTGGTTCGTTTGTTGGGTCATATCCAGTCACTGGTAGTTTCTCCAG GACTGCTGTTAACTCCCAGAGTGGGGTCAAGACACCTCTTGGTGGAATCTTTACAG GTGCCCTTGTGATGCTTGCCCTTGCCTTCCTTACTCCCTGGTTCTACTATATTCCAAAGGCGACCCTCGGGGCCGTTATTATTGCTGCTGTGATACAGATGGTTGATTTCggcatcttgaagaaaatgtggAAAGTTCGAA AACTTGATCTCATTCCATGGGGTTTTACATTCctattttcctttttgcttggaaTAGAG TATGGTATACTTATTGGTATTGGAGTCAATCTCCTTATGTTGTTATTTTCACAATCAAGACCATCAACAATA GTGATAAACAAAGAGATTGTAGTTGTTCAATTTGAACTTGGTATAACATTCCCGGCTATTGACTATGTGGCCTCAAAGTTGAACAAAGTTGCATTTAGAA CGGACCCTCCTAAAAATGTCATCATTGACTGTAGTCATCTAAGTACGATAGACTACTCATCAATTCAT GGCTTCCATGAGATTCTAGAAGATTTTTACTCAAAAGATGTTACCATAGTGTTTGCTTGTTTAAAG actGACCTTCTTGACACTTTCCTAAAATCAGAATTACCCCACTTCCGTCATGCGGGGACGATCACTGAAGCATGGACTATGATTGAAG atggATGA
- the LOC135492724 gene encoding sodium-independent sulfate anion transporter-like isoform X5, whose protein sequence is MGLKKKLIQRWKRVCRRCKNGGRINQEQTEGLLGDQEKAENDVNLDDNDTDDEEGPHCCLTLKEMACNCERCKVLAKDFCSAENAKKKFPIVQWLPKYRLDTLQCDVIAGLTVGLMVIPQGLAYAQVADLPQQYGLYSAFVGCFIYCFLGTSKDITLGPTAIMSLMTAAFAKSPVKDDATYAIVLCLMTGLIQFVMGVFHLGFLVRFISHPVISGFTTAAAITIAIGQLKYILGLQNISREFLHMVYDLCVHIPETRWPDVVMGITCFVILVFMKKMKDFNCYGPEEDMNKCQKVGRYLIWLLSISRNALLVIVSALLVYGLSLHEIKPFIVTGDLKPGLPPFKPPAFSVVDYGVNGTGNGTTYTAGDIFSSIGTGFFIVPILGLVETIAIGKAFARKNNYKLHPSQELIAIGIANIAGSFVGSYPVTGSFSRTAVNSQSGVKTPLGGIFTGALVMLALAFLTPWFYYIPKATLGAVIIAAVIQMVDFGILKKMWKVRKLDLIPWGFTFLFSFLLGIEYGILIGIGVNLLMLLFSQSRPSTIVINKEIVVVQFELGITFPAIDYVASKLNKVAFRTDPPKNVIIDCSHLSTIDYSSIHGFHEILEDFYSKDVTIVFACLKTDLLDTFLKSELPHFRHAGTITEAWTMIEETHDVDAGQSLLGSDRLRHVTGSMNDAGLLRQVSGSLNESGTV, encoded by the exons GTGACCAGGAAAAGGCTGAAAATGACGTAAACCTTGACGACAACGACACGGATGACGAAGAGGGTCCACATTGTTGCTTGACCTTGAAAGAAATGGCGTGCAACTGTGAACGTTGTAAAGTGCTGGCGAAGGACTTCTGCTCAGCTGAGAATGCCAAAAAGAAATTCCCAATTGTACAATGGCTGCCAAAATACAG GCTCGATACTCTGCAGTGCGATGTAATAGCAGGTTTGACTGTTGGTCTGATGGTGATTCCACAGGGTTTAGCTTATGCTCAAGTCGCTGATCTTCCTCAACAG TATGGCTTATACTCTGCCTTTGTTGGTTGTTTTATCTACTGCTTCCTCGGCACTTCCAAAGACATCACGCTTGGTCCCACTGCCATTATGTCACTCATGACAGCCGCATTTGCCAAATCTCCTGTGAAAGATGACGCCACCTATGCCATCGTTTTATGCCTCATGACAGGGCTCATTCAGTTTGTAATGGGTGTTTTTCACTTAG GTTTTCTTGTCAGATTTATTTCCCACCCGGTGATAAGTGGTTTCACAACAGCCGCAGCAATTACGATAGCAATCGGTCAACTAAAG tatATCTTAGGTCTTCAAAATATATCCAGGGAATTCTTGCATATGGTTTATGACCTTTGTGTGCACATCCCAGAAACACG CTGGCCAGATGTTGTGATGGGCATTACGTGTTTCGTCATTCTCGTGTttatgaaaaagatgaaagattTCAATTGTTACGGACCAGAGGAAGATATGAACAAGTGTCAAAAAGTGGGACGATATCTCATCTGGTTGCTGTCTATTA GTCGAAATGCCTTGTTAGTTATTGTCTCAGCATTACTGGTCTATGGGCTCTCCCTGCATGAGATTAAACCCTTCATTGTGACAGGAGATCTTAAACCCGGTCTTCCACCCTTCAAGCCTCCAGCGTTTAGTGTTGTTGACTATGGTGTCAATGGAACGGGTAATGGAACCACATATACAGCGGGGGATATCTTCTCT AGTATTGGAACTGGCTTCTTCATTGTGCCAATTTTGGGTCTAGTTGAAACGATTGCAATAGGAAAAGCCTTTG CACGGAAAAATAATTACAAACTTCACCCTAGTCAAGAGTTGATAGCAATCG GCATTGCTAATATTGCTGGTTCGTTTGTTGGGTCATATCCAGTCACTGGTAGTTTCTCCAG GACTGCTGTTAACTCCCAGAGTGGGGTCAAGACACCTCTTGGTGGAATCTTTACAG GTGCCCTTGTGATGCTTGCCCTTGCCTTCCTTACTCCCTGGTTCTACTATATTCCAAAGGCGACCCTCGGGGCCGTTATTATTGCTGCTGTGATACAGATGGTTGATTTCggcatcttgaagaaaatgtggAAAGTTCGAA AACTTGATCTCATTCCATGGGGTTTTACATTCctattttcctttttgcttggaaTAGAG TATGGTATACTTATTGGTATTGGAGTCAATCTCCTTATGTTGTTATTTTCACAATCAAGACCATCAACAATA GTGATAAACAAAGAGATTGTAGTTGTTCAATTTGAACTTGGTATAACATTCCCGGCTATTGACTATGTGGCCTCAAAGTTGAACAAAGTTGCATTTAGAA CGGACCCTCCTAAAAATGTCATCATTGACTGTAGTCATCTAAGTACGATAGACTACTCATCAATTCAT GGCTTCCATGAGATTCTAGAAGATTTTTACTCAAAAGATGTTACCATAGTGTTTGCTTGTTTAAAG actGACCTTCTTGACACTTTCCTAAAATCAGAATTACCCCACTTCCGTCATGCGGGGACGATCACTGAAGCATGGACTATGATTGAAG AAACACATGACGTCGACGCGGGTCAGTCATTGCTGGGATCAGATCGGTTGAGACATGTCACAGGTTCGATGAATGATGCAGGTCTGTTAAGACAGGTCTCCGGTTCGTTGAACGAATCTGGTACTGTGTGA